From the Oryza glaberrima chromosome 5, OglaRS2, whole genome shotgun sequence genome, one window contains:
- the LOC127774821 gene encoding uncharacterized protein LOC127774821, producing the protein MAAHNTSMTCEGDYETEQKKQAAADVLFHYSQFVMVCIGEGVRPTDLRLHLMKEVSGMATSLTKEPQQAAASPDSSEPSSSGTTK; encoded by the exons ATGGCCGCGCACAACACATCTATGACATGTGAGGGTGACTATGAG ACTGAACAGAAAAAGCAAGCCGCTGCAGATGTCCTTTTCCACTATTCACAGTTTGTTATGGTTTGCATTGGTGAGGGTGTTCGCCCAACTGATCTGAGGTTGCATCTTATGAAG GAAGTTTCAGGAATGGCCACTTCTCTAACGAAAGAGCCACAGCAAGCAGCTGCCTCTCCGGATTCTAGTGAACCATCTTCTTCAGGGACAACGAAATGA
- the LOC127774640 gene encoding pentatricopeptide repeat-containing protein At2g30100, chloroplastic, with protein sequence MALSSRAAAFPHISLPSPRPRVSLRPPPPAPRSLRLDRVVADTTAELGLDGGGGGGLLAAAIEHLEREPAFAGEGEDAAAAASAQLAALSPRELQLVLVYFAQEGRDAYCALEVFDWLRRANRVDGETMELMAAIACGWIERLVGGGGDVADVAALLGEMDCVGLRPGFSLVEKAVALYWDRGDRGSAVDFVRDVLRRGGVGVGVGVGDGGEYGGASDGERGGPVGYLAWRMMMDGDYRDAVKLIIEFKESGLQPEVYSYLIGLTALVKEQKEFSKALRKLNSSVKEGSISKLDSETMHSIENYQSELLSDGVLLSKWAIEEGSSDVLGLVHERLLSLYTCAGCGLEAEHQLWEMKLLGREPDTQLYDVVLAICASQGEVAAVRRLLAGVESTSAGRRKKSLSWLLRGYVKGGFYLEASETLMKMLDMGLYPEYLDRAAVLTALRRNIQESGSLESYMKLCKRLSETDLIGPCVIYLYVRKFKLWMMHML encoded by the exons atggccctctcctcccgcgccgccgccttcccccacatctccctcccctcccctcgcccCCGCGTCTCCCTCCGCCCGCCACCCCCGGCCCCGCGCTCCCTGCGCCTCgaccgcgtcgtcgccgacacCACCGCCGAGCTGGgcctcgatggcggcggcggcggcgggctgctcgccgccgccatcgagcaCCTCGAGCGGGAGCCGGCGTTcgcgggggaaggggaggacgccgcggcggcggcgtcggcgcagcTCGCGGCGCTGTCCCCGCGGGAGCTGCAGCTGGTGCTCGTCTACTTCGCGCAGGAGGGCCGCGACGCCTACTGCGCGCTCGAGGTGTTCGACTGGCTCCGCCGCGCCAACCGCGTCGACGGGGAGACCATGGAGCTCATGGCCGCCATCGCCTGCGGGTGGATCGAGCGcctcgtgggcggcggcggggacgtcgccgacgtcgccgcgctGCTCGGGGAGATGGACTGCGTCGGGCTCCGCCCCGGGTTCAGCCTCGTCGAGAAGGCCGTCGCGCTCTACTGGGACCGCGGCGACAGGGGCAGCGCCGTCGACTTCGTCAGGGACGTCCTCAGGAGAgggggcgtcggcgtcggcgtcggcgtcggcgacggaggggAGTACGGCGGTGCtagcgacggcgagcgcggaggGCCCGTCGGATACCTCGCGTGGAGGATGATG ATGGATGGGGATTACCGGGATGCTGTTAAATTGATCATTGAATTTAAGGAGAGTGGCTTGCAACCTGAAGTGTATAGTTATCTTATTGGGTTGACTGCCTTGGTTAAAGAACAAAAGGAATTCTCAAAGGCATTGCGGAAATTGAATTCATCGGTGAAGGAGGGCTCGATTTCCAAACTTGACTCTGAGACTATGCATAGTATTGAAAATTACCAATCTGAATTATTAAGTGATGGTGTTCTTTTATCAAAATGGGCAATTGAGGAAGGCAGCAGTGATGTCCTAGGACTTGTGCACGAGAGGCTCCTTTCATTGTACACTTGCGCTGGTTGTGGCTTAGAAGCTGAGCACCAACTTTGGGAAATGAAGCTTCTTGGTAGGGAACCTGACACACAGCTCTATGATGTTGTTTTGGCCATCTGCGCTTCTCAGGGAGAAGTTGCTGCCGTCCGTCGATTGCTCGCTGGAGTTGAGTCAACCAGTGCTGGAAGAAGGAAGAAGTCTCTGTCATGGCTTCTACGAGGCTATGTCAAAGGCGGCTTTTATCTGGAGGCCTCGGAAACACTCATGAAGATGCTTGACATGGGCTTGTATCCAGAGTACCTAGACAGAGCAGCTGTGCTGACCGCCCTGCGGAGAAACATACAGGAATCTGGCAGCCTGGAGTCCTACATGAAACTCTGCAAGCGACTCTCCGAAACTGATCTGATTGGACCATGCGTCATATATCTATACGTGCGCAAGTTCAAACTATGGATGATGCACATGCTGTGA
- the LOC127773140 gene encoding importin subunit beta-1 — protein sequence MNITQILLSAQSADGNLRAVAEGNLKQFQEQNLPNFLLSLSVELSDNEKPPESRRLAGIILKNSLDAKDSAKKELLIQQWVSLDPSIKQKIKESLLITLGSSVHDARHTSSQVIAKVASIEIPRREWQELIAKLLGNMTQQGAPAPLKQATLEALGYVCEEISPEHLEQDQVNAVLTAVVQGMNQTELSPEVRLAAVKALYNALDFAESNFANEMERNYIMKVICDTAVSKEVEIRQAAFECLVAIASTYYVHLDPYMQTIFNLTANAVKGDEEAVALQAIEFWSTICDEEIELQEEYEGSDDANSTVNYRFIEKALPSLVPMLLETLLKQEEDQDQDDNVWNISMSGGTCLGLIARTVGDAIVPLVMPFVEGNITKPDWHCREAATFAFGSILEGPSVEKLAPLVQAGLDFLLNTTKDPNSQVRDTTAWTLGRVFELLHSPASANPIITSANLTRIMTVLLESSKDVPNVAEKVCGAIYFLAQGYEDAESISSVLTPFLPNLIAALLSAADRADTTHFRLRASAYEALNEIVRVSNISETSGIIGQLLQEIMRRLNLTFDLHILSSGDKEKQSDLQALLCGVLQVIIQKLSSSDAKSIIAQTADQLMFLFLRVFACHSSTVHEEAMLAIGALAYATGTDFVKYMPEFFKYLEAGLQNYEEYQVCSISVGVVGDICRALEDKILPFCDGIMTVLLKDLSNSMLNRSVKPPIFSCFGDIALAIGDNFEKYLPYAMPMLQGAAELLAVLDHTDEDMVDYGNQLRRGIFEAYSGILQGIKGAKAQLMIPYASHLLQFTEAVYKDRSRDESVTKAAVAVLGDLADTLGSSSKDLFKSNLFHVEFLRECHDLDDEVRDTASWAQGMINQALVS from the exons ATGAATATCACTCAAATCCTGCTATCAGCTCAATCTGCAGATGGTAACCTTCGGGCAGTAGCAGAAGGGAACCTCAAGCAGTTCCAGGAGCAGAATCTTCCCAACTTCCTTCTCTCCTTGTCAGTGGAACTTTCGGATAATGAAAAACCACCAGAGTCTAGACGACTTGCTGGTATTATCCTTAAGAACTCCTTGGATGCAAAGGATTCTGCAAAAAAGGAACTACTGATTCAGCAATGGGTCAGCCTGGATCCATCAATCAAACAGAAGATAAAGGAGTCCTTGCTGATAACGCTAGGATCTTCGGTGCATGATGCTAGGCATACCTCATCACAAGTCATTGCCAAGGTTGCATCCATTGAGATCCCCCGGCGTGAATGGCAAGAACTCATTGCCAAATTATTGGGCAACATGACACAACAGGGTGCACCTGCTCCACTAAAGCAAGCAACTCTAGAGGCCTTAGGGTATGTCTGTGAGGAGATTTCTCCTGAACACTTGGAGCAGGATCAGGTGAATGCTGTTCTAACTGCTGTTGTCCAGGGAATGAACCAGACAGAGCTAAGCCCTGAAGTCCGTCTTGCAGCAGTTAAAGCCCTATATAATGCTCTTGATTTTGCTGAGAGCAACTTTGCAAATGAAATGGAAAGGAATTATATCATGAAGGTAATTTGTGATACTGCTGTATCGAAGGAAGTGGAGATCAGGCAGGCAGCCTTTGAATGCCTTGTTGCAATTGCTTCCACATATTATGTACACTTGGATCCTTATATGCAAACCATTTTCAACCTGACAGCTAATGCTGTCAAAGGAGATGAGGAAGCAGTTGCACTTCAAGCTATTGAGTTCTGGAGCACTATTTGTGATGAAGAGATTGAGCTCCAAGAAGAATATGAGGGATCTGATGATGCTAATTCTACTGTAAATTATCGCTTCATTGAGAAGGCCCTCCCTTCACTTGTTCCGATGCTGCTAGAAACTCTGTTAAAGCAAGAGGAAGATCAAGATCAGGATGATAATGTATGGAACATTTCCATGAGTGGTGGGACATGCCTTGGGCTCATTGCTAGAACTGTTGGTGATGCGATTGTGCCTCTTGTGATGCCTTTTGTTGAGGGTAACATCACAAAACCAGATTGGCATTGTCGTGAGGCAGCTACTTTTGCATTTGGTTCTATCCTTGAAGGTCCATCTGTGGAGAAACTTGCTCCCCTGGTACAGGCTGGGCTTGACTTCCTGCTGAACACAACAAAAGACCCGAATAGTCAGGTAAGGGACACCACTGCATGGACTCTTGGGAGGGTATTTGAGCTCCTGCATTCTCCAGCCAGTGCAAATCCAATTATAACAAGCGCAAACCTTACTCGTATCATGACTGTCTTGCTGGAAAGTAGTAAGGATGTTCCAAATGTGGCTGAGAAAGTCTGTGGAGCCATATATTTTCTTGCCCAAGGTTATGAAGACGCAGAGTCGATTTCATCTGTGCTTACACCTTTTCTTCCTAATCTCATTGCTGCTCTCCTTTCTGCGGCGGATCGTGCTGATACCACCCACTTCAGGCTTCGTGCGTCAGCTTATGAAGCATTGAATGAGATTGTGAGAGTCAGCAACATATCTGAAACGTCAGGCATTATAGGTCAGTTACTGCAGGAGATCATGAGGAGATTGAATCTGACGTTTGATCTCCATATACTTTCATCTGGTGACAAGGAAAAGCAAAGTGATCTTCAGGCATTACTGTGTGGTGTACTGCAGGTCATCATTCAGAAATTGAGCAGCTCGGATGCTAAGTCAATAATTGCCCAGACTGCTGATCAGTTGATGTTTCTGTTTCTGCGTGTTTTTGCTTGCCACAGCTCTACTGTACACGAAGAAGCGATGCTTGCCATCGGTGCTCTTGCTTATGCCACTGGTACAGATTTTGTGAAATACATGCCTGAGTTTTTCAAGTATCTGGAAGCTGGCTTGCAGAATTATGAAGAGTACCAAGTCTGTTCCATCTCTGTTGGAGTGGTGGGTGATATTTGCCGTGCCTTGGAAGATAAAATTTTGCCCTTCTGTGATGGGATTATGACTGTTCTTCTCAAGGACCTGTCAAACTCGATGCTTAATCGTTCTGTGAAGCCTCCGATTTTCTCATGCTTTGGAGACATTGCTCTTGCTATTGGTGATAATTTTGAGAAATACCTTCCTTATGCTATGCCAATGCTTCAAGGAGCTGCCGAACTTCTTGCTGTTTTGGACCATACAGATGAGGATATGGTTGATTATGGTAACCAGCTCAGACGGGGAATCTTTGAAGCTTACTCTGGCATACTCCAGGGTATAAAGGGTGCAAAAGCTCAGTTGATGATACCCTATGCAAGCCATCTATTGCAGTTCACTGAAGCTGTCTACAAGGACCGCAGCAG GGATGAGAGCGTGACAAAGGCTGCAGTTGCTGTCCTGGGGGATCTTGCGGACACACTCGGCTCAAGCTCAAAGGATCTGTTCAAAAGCAACCTCTTCCATGTTGAGTTCCTGAGGGAGTGCCACGATTTGGATGATGAAGTTAGGGACACCGCGTCATGGGCCCAGGGAATGATAAACCAAGCACTGGTTTCTTAA
- the LOC127773142 gene encoding probable inactive receptor-like protein kinase At3g56050 yields the protein MERMSRVAVAVLLLLCLQLQLGISGGGGGHGARRGVRPAARLIHAKKSSSSSQQQQQRSRHAGSKAGWPSTSSTPSNPFGLPMLLPPPPPLKDWPPWLDMPPVQGPSSSPSPSPSPAPSPASSAAVAEHAAPPRRGEEHARPRSIALPPASSSGDAGETSRPEVTDGSATRRGGGGGKTNYVLVAAAGASVLLAASAAAFAACYRSSKVVRSVRPWATGLSGQLQRAFVTGVPALRRAELEAACEDFSNVIGSLPEYTMYKGTLSSGVEIAVVSTTKTSPKDWSKKCEAHFRKKITSLSRVNHKNFVNLLGYCEEEQPFTRMMVFEYAPNGTLFEHLHARDEGHLDWPTRLRVAVGVAYCLEHMHQLAPPEIVRTLDASTVYLTDDFAAKISDVGFCEEEMAAAAAAPAMADRESVVHGYGMLLLEMMAGRLAASEGGLVQGWAAALLRGERRLRDVMDPALRGAFHAETVDRLDAVVRSCADRDPRRRPSMADVAARLREITAMPPDAATPKVSPLWWAELEIISTEAA from the exons ATGGAGAGGATGAGCAGGGTGGCGGtggctgtgctgctgctgctctgcttgCAGCTTCAGCTTGggatcagcggcggcggcggcggccatggtgctCGGCGAG GCGTGCGCCCTGCAGCTCG GTTGATCCATGCCAAGAAGTCATCATCATcttcgcagcagcagcagcagcggagcaGGCACGCCGGCAGCAAGGCCGGAtggccgtcgacgtcgtcgacgccgtcgaacCCGTTCGGACTCCcgatgctgctgccgccgccgccgccgctcaagGACTGGCCGCCATGGCTCGACATGCCGCCGGTCCAGGGCCCGTCGAGCtcgccctcgccttcgccttcccCTGCGCCTTCGCCAGCGTCGTCGGCCGCGGTCGCCGAGCACGCggccccgccgcggcgcggcgaggaacACGCGCGCCCCCGCAGCATCGCGTTGCCGCCGGCGTCTAgctccggcgacgccggcgaaaCCAGCCGGCCGGAGGTGACGGACGGGAGCGCaacgaggcgcggcggcggcggcggcaagacgAACTACGTtcttgtggcggcggcgggggcgtcgGTGCTTCttgcggcgtcggcggcggcgttcgcggcGTGCTACCGGTCGAGCAAGGTGGTGAGGAGCGTGCGGCCGTGGGCGACGGGGCTGAGCGGGCAGCTGCAGAGGGCGTTCGTGACGGGGGTGCCGGCGCTAAGGAGGGCGGAGCTGGAGGCGGCGTGCGAGGACTTCAGCAACGTCATCGGCTCGCTGCCGGAGTACACCATGTACAAGGGGACGCTCTCCAGCGGCGTCGAGATCGCCGTCGTCTCCACCACCAAGACGTCGCCCAAGGACTGGTCCAAGAAGTGCGAGGCACACTTCAGAAAGAAG ATAACGAGCCTGTCGAGAGTGAACCACAAGAACTTTGTGAACCTTCTTGGCTACTGCGAGGAGGAGCAGCCGTTCACGAGGATGATGGTGTTCGAGTACGCCCCAAACGGCACACTATTCGAGCATCTCCACG CGAGGGACGAGGGGCACCTGGACTGGCCGACGCGGCTGCGCGTGGCGGTCGGCGTCGCCTACTGCCTGGAGCACATGCACCAGCTCGCCCCGCCGGAGATCGTTCGGACGCTGGACGCCTCCACCGTCTACCTCACCGACGACTTCGCCGCCAAGATCTCCGACGTGGGCTTCtgcgaggaggagatggcggcggcggcggcggcgccggcgatggcggacaGGGAGAGCGTGGTGCACGGGTACGggatgctgctgctggagaTGATGGCGGGGCGGCTCGCGGCGTCGGAGGGCGGGCTGGTGCaggggtgggcggcggcgctcctccgcggggagcggcggctgcgggacgTCATGGACCCGGCGCTGCGGGGCGCCTTCCACGCCGAGACCGTCGACCGCCTGGACGCCGTCGTCCGGTCCTGCGCCGACCGCGACCCGAGGCGGCGCCCCTCCATGGCCGACGTCGCGGCCCGGCTCAGGGAGATCACCGCCAtgccgcccgacgccgccacccCCAAGGTGTCGCCGCTCTGGTGGGCCGAGCTCGAGATCATCTCCACCGAGGCAGCCTGA